In Niallia sp. FSL W8-0635, one genomic interval encodes:
- a CDS encoding SMP-30/gluconolactonase/LRE family protein, whose amino-acid sequence MLDELELVLDAKAVLGEGPCWDFRNNILYWVDIEGKKVHMYNHISGKHKQIQLEREVSAIIPCIKKDTEFIVTLDNGFHILNIETEQLKFIGDPERDLEHNRFNDGKCDAYGRLWAGTMCRDGKKKDAALYCLDNEGKWTEKISHLSISNGMAWTSNNEYLYHIDTPAQTVTRYEYDVEAGDLGKAKQIIDFSKEEGFPDGMTIDSQGMLWIAHYGGGRVSRWNPESGEKLREILLPAPNVTSCTFGGKKLNELYITTARSGLDEEKLKQYPQSGGLYKVKLDITGVKTYLYQH is encoded by the coding sequence ATGCTAGATGAGCTAGAATTAGTACTGGATGCAAAAGCAGTGCTTGGAGAAGGGCCATGCTGGGATTTTAGAAACAATATTTTATATTGGGTAGATATTGAAGGAAAAAAAGTACATATGTATAACCATATTTCTGGTAAGCACAAACAGATTCAACTAGAACGAGAAGTATCGGCTATAATCCCTTGTATAAAAAAAGATACGGAATTTATTGTTACATTAGATAACGGTTTTCATATTTTAAATATAGAAACAGAGCAACTAAAGTTTATTGGCGATCCAGAGCGAGATTTAGAACATAATCGTTTTAATGATGGGAAATGTGATGCTTACGGTCGTTTATGGGCAGGGACAATGTGTAGAGATGGCAAGAAGAAAGATGCGGCACTGTACTGTCTGGATAACGAAGGGAAATGGACGGAAAAAATAAGTCATTTGAGCATTTCGAATGGCATGGCATGGACAAGTAATAATGAATATCTATACCATATTGATACACCTGCTCAAACAGTAACTCGATATGAATATGATGTGGAGGCAGGAGATTTAGGAAAAGCAAAACAGATTATTGATTTTTCCAAGGAAGAAGGATTCCCAGATGGTATGACAATCGATAGCCAAGGAATGCTATGGATTGCTCATTATGGCGGAGGAAGAGTGTCTAGATGGAATCCGGAGAGCGGAGAGAAACTAAGAGAGATTCTCTTGCCAGCCCCAAATGTGACCTCTTGTACATTTGGAGGAAAAAAACTAAATGAATTATATATAACTACTGCAAGATCTGGTTTAGATGAAGAGAAGTTAAAACAGTATCCTCAATCAGGAGGATTATATAAGGTAAAGCTAGATATAACAGGAGTAAAAACCTATTTGTATCAACATTAA
- a CDS encoding 6-phospho-alpha-glucosidase, with the protein MKTYKLAVAGGGSTYTPGIIRSLMDRLEDLPLSEIRFYDIDGERQSKVVVAAKAVIEEYTDKIKVMDTTDPETAFEDVDFVFAQMRVGKYAMRELDEKIPLSHNVVGQETCGPGGLAYGLRTISPMIELIDYVEKYAKETAWIVNYSNPASIVAEGVRKLRPQSRVLNICDMPVATMRNIAAILGVEREELDVDYFGLNHFGWFTSIKVDGVERLPEIREHVYKHGLLTEDVSKIDYRHADSSWIKTFKNIKLIMDHFPEYLPNPYLQYYLFPDHIVETSNKEYTRANEVMDGREKTLFETVDKYEETGILEDSFAVGVHGTFIVDVTVSLAQNLGKRYLVMVENNGTIPNLPNDAMIEVPALITSDGPKPEFVGDIPYFYKAMIDQQLASEKILVEAIVEGSYEKALQAFTLNKTLPSAKVAKAVLDDLIEANKDFWPTLTKEFKEGVLV; encoded by the coding sequence ATGAAAACATATAAATTAGCAGTTGCAGGCGGAGGAAGCACATATACACCAGGAATTATTCGTAGCTTAATGGACCGATTAGAAGATCTACCACTTTCTGAAATTCGCTTCTATGATATTGATGGAGAAAGACAATCGAAAGTAGTCGTAGCTGCAAAGGCTGTTATTGAAGAATATACAGATAAAATTAAAGTAATGGATACAACAGATCCGGAAACAGCTTTTGAAGATGTAGACTTTGTATTCGCTCAAATGAGAGTGGGAAAATATGCAATGCGTGAACTCGATGAAAAAATACCTCTTTCTCATAATGTAGTTGGACAAGAAACTTGTGGACCAGGCGGATTAGCATACGGACTAAGAACCATCTCTCCAATGATTGAGCTTATCGACTATGTAGAAAAATATGCAAAAGAAACCGCATGGATTGTAAACTACTCAAATCCTGCATCCATTGTGGCTGAAGGTGTTCGTAAACTTCGTCCACAATCAAGAGTCTTAAATATTTGTGATATGCCGGTTGCAACAATGCGTAATATTGCAGCAATCCTCGGTGTAGAAAGAGAAGAATTAGACGTTGACTACTTTGGCTTAAACCACTTTGGCTGGTTTACAAGCATCAAAGTTGATGGGGTAGAAAGATTACCAGAGATTCGTGAGCATGTATATAAACATGGTTTACTAACAGAAGATGTTTCAAAAATTGACTATCGTCACGCTGATTCTTCTTGGATTAAAACCTTTAAGAATATTAAACTAATCATGGATCATTTTCCAGAGTATCTGCCGAATCCATATTTACAATACTATCTATTCCCAGACCATATTGTAGAAACTTCAAACAAGGAATACACACGTGCAAACGAAGTAATGGATGGCCGCGAAAAAACATTGTTTGAAACAGTAGATAAATATGAAGAGACAGGTATTTTAGAAGATTCCTTTGCAGTAGGTGTTCACGGAACATTTATTGTAGATGTAACAGTATCTCTTGCTCAAAATCTAGGAAAAAGATATTTAGTAATGGTAGAAAACAATGGAACGATTCCGAACTTGCCAAATGATGCGATGATTGAAGTACCTGCTCTTATTACAAGTGATGGTCCTAAGCCTGAATTTGTTGGAGACATTCCTTACTTCTACAAAGCAATGATTGACCAACAATTGGCATCTGAGAAAATTTTAGTGGAAGCCATTGTGGAAGGTTCTTATGAAAAAGCATTACAAGCATTCACATTAAATAAAACCTTACCTTCTGCTAAAGTAGCAAAAGCAGTCCTTGATGATTTAATCGAAGCAAATAAAGATTTCTGGCCAACATTAACGAAAGAATTTAAAGAAGGCGTATTAGTATAA
- a CDS encoding universal stress protein, with protein MYSTILLAIDGSKNSLRATEEAVKLASLQENVVITVVHALDISQSKYDVLHAQGKADIELARRKKFASIEEYLQSNNIAYQLFFLHGEPGPTIVEYANQNSFDLLVIGSRGLNSLQEMVLGSVSHKVIKRVKCPVLVVK; from the coding sequence ATGTATTCTACTATTCTTTTAGCGATTGATGGTTCAAAAAATTCCTTAAGAGCAACAGAAGAAGCAGTAAAATTAGCTTCCCTTCAGGAGAACGTGGTAATTACAGTCGTTCATGCCTTAGATATTTCTCAATCGAAATATGATGTATTGCACGCACAAGGAAAGGCTGATATAGAACTTGCTAGGCGAAAAAAATTCGCATCGATAGAAGAATACTTACAATCCAATAACATTGCTTATCAACTATTTTTTCTTCATGGGGAACCCGGTCCTACAATTGTCGAATATGCTAATCAAAACAGCTTCGACCTACTGGTAATTGGCAGTCGTGGTTTAAATTCCTTGCAAGAAATGGTGTTGGGGAGTGTTAGCCATAAAGTGATCAAACGAGTAAAATGTCCAGTATTAGTTGTTAAATAA
- a CDS encoding PTS transporter subunit EIIC gives MKKVVNGLQLFGKSLFAPILILPIIGLFIAFGNVFGNGNLAQYIPFLENPLIQNTGKFISSSAVSILQNLALIFAVGIPIGLAKKDKGYAALTGLVTFVIFINAMHQILNLTGRLVAPEQMQLSGQAMVLNVQVLEMGVFSGILLGALVGILHNKYCDTEFKGVMAIYSGHRFVAILAIPSAMILGALAAEFWPFVQDGITAVASGIKNLGVVGLLIYGFLERILIPTGLHHLVYTPFLYTELGGVANIGNEIIYGARNIYFAEMADSSINVLSSTVNWDARGLSKMFGLMGAALAMYVTADKKKKIIAKAILLPAAFTSFLLGVTEPLEFAFLFTAPILFVLHAVLSGVGMMLLSIFNVHAIGANGFIDFLLYNLPLGTTKSNWPMFILVGLLMATIYFLLFRFLILKLNLKTPGREEDTVATDTNQLANEEAAASSVVANNSPSALGATIVDALGGKANIENVDNCYTRLRLILKDPNAVDELTLKQTGSKGIIKSGNNVQVVYGLNVKSVRDQVDQQLGGI, from the coding sequence ATGAAAAAGGTCGTAAATGGTCTGCAGCTCTTCGGTAAATCTTTATTTGCACCAATTCTCATTTTACCGATAATCGGTCTATTTATCGCATTTGGTAATGTTTTCGGAAACGGAAACCTTGCTCAATATATTCCGTTTTTAGAAAATCCACTCATCCAAAATACGGGAAAATTTATTTCGTCCTCTGCAGTATCCATTTTGCAGAATTTAGCTTTAATCTTTGCAGTCGGCATTCCGATTGGCTTAGCTAAAAAAGATAAAGGCTACGCTGCCTTAACCGGGCTAGTAACCTTTGTTATCTTCATAAATGCAATGCATCAAATATTAAATCTAACCGGTCGCTTAGTAGCACCAGAGCAAATGCAATTATCTGGTCAAGCAATGGTATTAAATGTTCAAGTGCTGGAAATGGGAGTATTCTCCGGAATTCTTCTAGGTGCTTTAGTTGGTATTTTGCACAATAAGTATTGTGATACAGAATTCAAAGGTGTTATGGCCATTTATTCGGGACATCGCTTCGTTGCTATTTTAGCTATTCCTAGTGCCATGATCTTAGGCGCACTTGCCGCAGAATTTTGGCCATTTGTCCAAGATGGCATTACAGCAGTTGCAAGCGGCATTAAAAATTTAGGTGTAGTTGGATTACTTATTTATGGATTCTTAGAAAGAATTCTAATCCCAACCGGTCTGCACCACTTAGTCTATACTCCATTCTTGTACACAGAATTAGGTGGAGTTGCAAATATCGGAAACGAAATTATTTATGGAGCTAGAAATATCTATTTTGCCGAAATGGCAGATTCAAGCATTAACGTTTTAAGCAGTACGGTTAACTGGGATGCTCGCGGTTTAAGTAAAATGTTTGGGCTTATGGGAGCAGCACTAGCAATGTACGTAACAGCAGATAAAAAGAAGAAAATAATCGCAAAAGCAATTCTTCTTCCAGCAGCCTTTACCTCCTTCTTACTAGGAGTTACAGAGCCTTTAGAATTCGCTTTCCTTTTCACTGCACCAATCTTGTTTGTCCTACACGCTGTTCTTTCTGGTGTGGGTATGATGCTCTTAAGTATCTTTAACGTACATGCAATTGGCGCAAATGGATTTATTGATTTCTTACTATATAATTTACCGCTTGGAACAACCAAGTCAAACTGGCCAATGTTTATCTTAGTAGGATTATTAATGGCAACTATCTATTTCCTTCTTTTCCGCTTCTTGATTCTTAAATTGAATTTAAAAACACCAGGTCGAGAAGAAGATACTGTAGCAACTGATACAAATCAATTGGCTAATGAAGAAGCAGCTGCATCTAGTGTTGTAGCAAATAATTCGCCATCAGCTCTAGGAGCAACTATTGTCGATGCATTAGGAGGAAAAGCAAATATTGAGAATGTTGATAATTGCTATACAAGATTACGCTTAATTTTAAAAGATCCAAATGCAGTAGATGAACTAACATTAAAACAAACAGGTTCAAAAGGAATTATTAAATCGGGAAATAACGTTCAAGTCGTTTATGGTTTAAATGTCAAATCTGTTCGAGATCAAGTAGACCAACAATTAGGAGGAATTTAA
- a CDS encoding SulP family inorganic anion transporter — protein sequence MIEKIKRDWCSNIRGDILSGMVVALALIPEAIAFSIIAGVDPMIGLYASFTMAVVISFTGGRPGMISAATGAMALLMGPLVRDYGLEYLFAATILTGVIQILFGVLKIAKLMKFIPRAVMIGFVNALAILIFMAQVPHLINVTNITYLFVIITLLIVYILPRFIKVIPAPLIAIIILTAVAIFGNVNVATVGDLGKITQSLPSFFIPNVPFSFETLAIIFPYALALSIVGLLESLLTASIVDDATDTDSNKNREARGQGIANIVTGFFGGMAGCAMIGQSVINVKSGGRGRLSTFVAGVFLMFLIMVLGSLVVQIPMPVLVGIMIMVCIGTFDWSSFKYIVTAPKGDALVMLITVIIVVATDNLSIGVIAGVILSAVLFAAKISHVKMHKQETSKGYNYQVEGQLFFASVDSFVQAFDTTIKNKQISIDFTKSHVWDDSAVGAIDKIAIKLKENQNTVTITGLDSASKKIVDKLAVFQKSNPKLSDH from the coding sequence TTGATTGAAAAAATAAAAAGGGATTGGTGTTCAAATATCCGTGGAGATATTTTATCTGGAATGGTCGTTGCCCTTGCGTTAATACCAGAGGCAATTGCATTTTCTATTATTGCTGGGGTTGATCCAATGATAGGATTGTACGCCTCCTTTACAATGGCTGTAGTTATCTCGTTTACAGGTGGAAGACCTGGTATGATTTCGGCGGCTACAGGAGCAATGGCACTGTTGATGGGACCATTAGTTAGGGATTACGGATTAGAATATTTATTTGCTGCTACAATCCTTACAGGAGTTATTCAGATTCTTTTCGGCGTATTAAAAATTGCCAAACTAATGAAGTTTATCCCTAGAGCAGTTATGATTGGATTTGTTAATGCTTTAGCTATCTTAATCTTTATGGCACAAGTACCACATCTTATTAACGTAACAAACATCACTTATTTATTTGTAATCATTACGTTATTAATTGTGTATATCTTGCCACGATTTATTAAAGTCATTCCAGCACCGCTAATTGCTATTATTATTTTAACCGCTGTTGCTATTTTTGGAAATGTTAATGTGGCTACTGTTGGTGATTTGGGGAAAATTACGCAATCATTGCCATCTTTCTTTATTCCAAATGTACCGTTTTCCTTTGAAACGTTAGCCATCATTTTTCCATATGCGCTAGCCTTATCGATTGTTGGTCTATTGGAATCCTTATTAACTGCTTCTATCGTAGATGATGCAACAGATACTGATAGCAATAAAAACAGAGAAGCAAGAGGGCAAGGTATTGCCAATATAGTTACAGGCTTCTTTGGCGGAATGGCTGGCTGTGCAATGATTGGTCAATCTGTCATTAATGTAAAATCTGGCGGAAGAGGTAGACTATCTACATTTGTTGCAGGCGTTTTTCTTATGTTCTTGATAATGGTATTAGGAAGTCTCGTTGTACAAATTCCTATGCCTGTCTTAGTCGGAATCATGATTATGGTTTGTATCGGAACCTTTGACTGGTCTTCCTTTAAATATATCGTTACTGCTCCAAAAGGCGACGCACTCGTTATGCTCATAACCGTTATAATTGTTGTAGCAACCGATAATTTATCAATAGGAGTAATTGCCGGGGTAATTTTAAGCGCAGTCTTATTCGCTGCGAAGATTTCCCATGTCAAGATGCATAAACAAGAGACATCCAAAGGCTATAACTATCAAGTGGAAGGACAACTATTTTTTGCCTCTGTCGATAGCTTTGTTCAAGCATTTGATACAACCATTAAAAACAAACAGATTTCTATCGACTTTACTAAATCCCATGTATGGGATGATTCTGCTGTCGGAGCAATTGATAAAATAGCTATAAAGCTAAAGGAAAACCAAAATACAGTCACCATTACAGGCTTAGATTCAGCTAGTAAAAAGATTGTAGATAAGCTTGCAGTCTTCCAAAAATCAAATCCGAAATTATCTGATCACTAA
- a CDS encoding recombinase family protein: protein MIYGYIRPTIADTSCEQQFKILEPICGQVYKEEHDSAKDRTELLALLHNLSNGDKIVVWQLFTIADSSRHLMELLEVLDKKGAYLQTVKEEIDTERKSEYSLSKMLSHLIEFQNEIIRERTKKGMEYARKHGKTSGRPRKADENVKKAIEMYQSKKYTLKDIKEATGISKSTLYRYLEN, encoded by the coding sequence ATGATATATGGTTATATACGACCTACCATTGCAGATACTAGCTGTGAGCAGCAGTTTAAGATACTGGAACCGATTTGTGGACAAGTATATAAAGAAGAGCATGATTCGGCAAAGGATAGAACAGAGTTATTGGCGTTACTTCATAATCTTTCCAATGGTGACAAAATAGTTGTATGGCAATTATTCACTATTGCAGATTCTAGCAGGCATTTAATGGAGTTGCTAGAAGTGCTGGATAAGAAAGGTGCCTATTTGCAGACAGTAAAGGAAGAGATAGATACGGAAAGAAAGAGCGAATATTCGTTGTCCAAAATGCTATCCCATTTAATAGAATTTCAGAATGAGATTATTCGGGAGCGAACCAAAAAAGGCATGGAGTATGCGAGAAAGCATGGGAAAACAAGTGGTAGACCAAGAAAAGCAGATGAAAATGTAAAAAAGGCAATCGAGATGTACCAGTCAAAAAAATATACTTTAAAAGATATTAAAGAAGCAACTGGTATTAGTAAGTCTACATTGTATAGGTATTTAGAGAATTAA